Proteins from a genomic interval of Desulfofustis limnaeus:
- a CDS encoding P-II family nitrogen regulator, translating into MRKIEAIIKPFKLDDVKDALNEIGIKGMTISEVKGYGRQKGHTEVYRGAEYVVDFIPKIKLEVVVPAEIADQVVEKIRGAANTGKIGDGKIFVMPVERIVRVRTGEENRDAI; encoded by the coding sequence ATGCGTAAGATCGAAGCGATTATCAAACCATTCAAGCTCGATGACGTGAAGGATGCGCTGAACGAGATCGGGATCAAGGGCATGACCATCTCCGAGGTGAAAGGGTATGGTCGCCAGAAGGGGCATACCGAGGTCTATCGAGGCGCCGAATATGTTGTCGATTTCATTCCGAAGATCAAGCTTGAGGTGGTCGTACCTGCGGAAATCGCCGACCAAGTGGTGGAAAAGATTCGCGGGGCCGCCAATACCGGTAAAATCGGCGACGGCAAGATCTTCGTCATGCCGGTTGAGCGAATTGTCCGGGTTCGTACCGGGGAAGAAAATCGCGACGCCATCTGA